DNA from Mesorhizobium sp. B2-1-1:
CCGCGCACCTGCTTTGCGAACTGCGCTATTGTCGTCTGGGTCTGCAACTTGGTCAGATCGAAGCCGGAAACGACTTCAAAACCAAGATTTTTCAGGCTTTCGGCGATGGCTTTGGCGTCGCGCACCGGATTGGCGAGTGCCGGGGCGTGCAGATATTGGGAGTTGCCAAGTACCAGCGCTGTACGGCGCTCGGCATCGGCTGCCGTCAAAGTGAAAAGCAGCGCAACTGCCGCGAGCCCGATTGCGCGCAGAAGGCTACTGCGACGGGCGATCAGATCGAAACCCACCGGGACAACAGATCCTTCCTCAGTTGACGAGCTTGGTGGCGGAAAACTCGATCCGCCGATTGAGCGCCTTGTTCTTCGGCGTGTCGTTGCCGGCGACTGGGCGTTCCTCGCCGTAGCCGGTCGCCGTAATCTGCGTGCGCGGAATGCCCGCTCCAACAATGGCGTCGGCCACTGCCTGGGCCCTGCGCTCCGATAAGCGCTTGTTCTCTGCAACCGGTCCATCGGCATCGGTGTGTCCGGAAACTTCGACCTTTAGGCCTGGGCATTTGCTGACGACACCGACGACCTCAGCGAGGAGCGGGCGGCTTTGGGCATCGAGCCGCGCGCTCGCGGGGCGAAAATAGATCGCCCCGGTACGGGACAGCACCGCAAACCTGTTGAGGCATTCCTCATCGTTGAAGTTGGTCTTCGTCGCATCGGTGGCGACGGGCCCGACCTCGGTGCTTGCCGCAACGGTCTGGGCGGGGGGCGGCTTGCTTCCGTCGGCCGTGAACACGAAATCGAACGACACCGATGCGGTAGGAACAATGTTGGTCACACTGGCCGCCTGTTGGAGTTTGTCGACATTGGGCAATAGACCGAAGTCTTCCACATGCACCGCGACAGGGGCCTCCGAGGCGACCGACACCATGGTGTCGCTGACCATGGTCACCACGACATTGGCCTCAAGATCCTTGTCGACCCCATGCAGGTTGAGACGGAATGGAAGAACCGCCTTCATACGTCGCTTGGTGGCGAGGTCGGCAAATGCCGCCGGATCCACTTTCGCTGTCAGTTCGGCGGTTGGAAACTTGTAGGTCTCAAAGAAGAGGAACCGCATCCGGACATTGCGCAGGTCGACCCCGGTATCGACTGAGTTGAGGTCAAAGGAGACCTTGGCGTCGCCGGTCGAAGTGAGGCTGCCGGAAATATTCCTGATCTTGTTGGTTTCGACGATCGTGTTCTTCTTGACCGACTGATAGGTGAGGACCGAAGCGGTCGGATCGAGCGTCCAGTTTGTCTGCGCGTTCGCCGTTCCCAGTCCGGGCAAAAACAACACGAACAACGAAACGATCAAGCCAAGCGTCTTCGCGGCGACTCTGCTTCTTGACCGTGCTTTGCGCCAGACTCCGAGAACTTCGAACATGGCTCCCCCTGCCTACGACAACAGAACCCCGTATCGACATCACGACCATGCGGTGTCTCCAGAGAGCATAGAGCACTTGCTGCCAATTGGCGAGCATCCCGGTTGGTGTGTTTGGCCAGCCCGCGATCCCGGCATCACGATACCGCACCTTGCCTGAGTGCGGGGGATTCGAAGGTCCTGCTATTCCCATCCCAAAGACGTCAGGAACTCAGCGCGGGCGCGGATGATCCGCGGATCGAGGAACCGCTAGAAAGCTATCTTAAGTCCGAGCTTGGCGCCAATAGTGGAGCTATCCGAGGAGGCCTTACCACGGACTTCGCCGTTGACGGTCGTCAACTCCGAAACTTTCAGGTTGAACCCCGTCGATAGCGCCACGGAAAAATCCGCATCGTCGAAGGCGATCGTCCTGGTACCGATCTCGGTCGTGTTCTTGTAACCGAAACGCTGCTGCAATTCGCCACGCGCATAGGGGCTGAACACCATACCGTTGCTCAGCGTGTAATCGCCATAAATGCCAGGCTCGAACTTGATGGCGCCAAATGAAAGCCGGCTCTTGCCGAACTGATTGCCACCGCTGTCAGTGTAGGGATCGCCGCGGAATGAAACACCAAGCAGGCCGCCACGCAGATCGAAACGGGTGCGTTCGCCCAGCGCGAAGATGTGGCCGACAGATCCCGTGACCGCGTAGCCCTCGGTGTCATAGCTGCCGGTGGTGTCAAGCACCCCGTTCATCACGTCGCTTCGGCCGAAGAAACCGGAGGCCGAGACCAGCGCGTAATTGTAGTCCTTGCGCAACAGTGCGTAGCCGCCGAACAGTCCGGCCTTGTTGTTACCTTCCCCTATGGCATCAAATCCCTGGAAGGCTCCGAGATTGACGTCAGTCGAGGCGTAGCCGGCGAATACACCGATGTTCAGGCCATACTCATTGTCGAACTGGAAATGCTTGGCGGCATTGAAGTCCAGGCTGATGGCGGCCGAAAAATCATTGGCATCGAAGCTCGGGCCCGGGCCATTCAGGCCGCCGCCACTGATGTTATAGCCGTCATGCTCGGTATGAGCGAACTGGCCGGAAGCAAAGACCCCGAAGCTCGAAGAAACCGGTACCATTCCAGATCCGGATGCAGGCGAAAGGTGGAGGTCAGCATCGATCGCGTCGCGGTTTATGCCGTAGAGAGCGTCGAGTGCCACCTCGACCGCGCCCGCGTTGGTCGCGCTGGTCGGCGCCGCCGCAATGCCGAAACTGGCCGGCGTGGCACGCAGGAATAAGCCGCCATTCGGGCCGTTCACGATCTCATAGCTGAAAAGCGAACCCGGCGTGCCGGAAATACTTCCGAGACGGAAGGTGCCGGCAACCGGTCCGCTGGCCGAGACGATGATCGGGATATTGGTCACTTGGGCGAATTGGGGGGTGCCCAGCAGATTGACAATAATGGTGCTGGTGCCGGCAGCCGAAAACGCATTGGCAACGAGTTGATCCGACCGTAGCGTCTGTTGGTTGATGTCGAGGCTGATGGTGGCGCTGTTGAGGGCGAGGCCGCCGAGCATCAACACGTCGTCGGCGACACCGTCCATCATGTTGATCAGGGAATTTGTCGCGATGATCGAACCCGGCATAGTGACGTTGCCGTTGATGAACAGCGTTGAACCGTTACCGAGGTTGAGTTGGTTTATGCCCTGCGTGCCACCGCTGAAGCGAAGGGTCGAATGGTCGGCCGAAAAATTGTCGAAGCCGGCAAAGTTCTGGCTCTTGCCGCCGGCGGCAAGGTCGGTGTCGACGACTGTGCCGTTGGCGCCTGTACCGCTGAATAGCACCCCGTCGCTAAGGATGAGCGGCTCGACGGCGCCGATATGATCGATGGTTAGCGTGTTGGGTCCAAGGCCGGTAATGTCACCCTCGATCGTGCCACCCGACAAATGGACATGTTCGGCGTCGATGCCGCCCTTTATGTCGCCGCCGACGACCGAGACGCTGTCGAAGCCTAGGCCGCCGGTGATGTTGCCACCTGTCGTGGCGCCTATGGTTCCGCCGTTTATGTTGACGGTGTCGTCGCCGTCATTGCCGAATATGCTGCCGCCAATGGTGGCGTTGCCAGCGACCATTATCGTGTCGTTTCCGGCCGCTCCGTCGAGGTCGAGGTCGACCGCGGCACTGCCGCTGACGCTGACCCGGTCATTGCCAGCCCCGGCATCCAGGGCATCAACTGTGCCCCCCGCAATGATGATGGTGTCATTGCCATCGCCCCCGGAGAGAACGCCGACGGTCGGCGCGCTGAAAAAAATTCCCTCCTCGGTAGTGAGGATGCCGATCGATAACAGGTCGTCACCTCTGCCGCCGGTCACATTGCCAACCTGTGTACCGTCGCCGAATATCACGGCGCTGTCGGCACCATCTCCAAGGTCAATGTCCTGAATACTGCCGGCCTGAATGACGACCAGGTCATCCCCGGCCCCGGTATTGAGATTGGCCGCGACGGTTGGGGCGTACGGAACCCCCAAGAAATCCCCATAGAACATCTCAAACCGGTCGTTGCCGCCGAGGAGTTCGATTGTACCGTCCGCCGGCTGTAAGGAGGTCGACCCTCCCGCAGGCAGGCCGCCTACACCGGGTGTTGTCGCCGCTTTATCGGTCAGGAGGCCGCCAAAAATTCTCACGACGTCGTCGCCATTGCCGTCGTAGTCGTTGACGATGACTTCCGACGAGTTCTCGAACCCGCTAAATCGGGTGGTGAATACGCCATCGACGTCCTGAAAATCCCCGGTCGTCGTGCAGTTCACGGTAACCGATGTCGCCTGGAAGGGAGTGCCGCCGCCGTTTGCAGTAGCGGAGCAGGCCGCCGCGCCAGAGACTTGGAACGTGGACGCCGCCGCTAAGGCGAGCAACGAGACTCCCGTCAATTGATAGGCCTCGCGCGACACTCTCATTCGACCCCACCTTACGAGAAATCGATACCGTCACAAATCAAGGCAATTAAATAGATCAACGATCCATCTCATGGGATCGTTGACTGCTTAACCGGCACTGTACGCGTCGCGTTGCTGGGCGGCAATGGTTTGGCGTTCGTTCTCAGGAGACTATAAGGCTATCTGTGGCGACAAGGACACTATCGTAAACTTAAATGAGCCTGTCAAAAGCAGTGGCCAAACTTCAAAGGCATCTTTAAAGATCAGAATAGGCCGCCGAAACAGTCAGATCTCCCGCATGTGCAATCTTGCGATGGTAGCTTGCCCATATTTCGCCACCACACTGCTCAACCCAGCGGTGACAGAACGAGAAATCGGTAGGGAGGTCCAGTTCCGGCGTCACAATCTTCGCAAATGGCGTCAGGAAATTCTCGAACTGAGCGGTGTACTTGCTCTTTCTGTAACGAGACCGGTCCACCGTCTCGGGTAACTTCTCGATTATGGCCGTCACGCAGTCGCGGGAGACCAGAAAGATGCCCGTGCCGCATGACGTTACCCGGACAAAGCCTTCTTGCTCTTGCCGAGGTTCGACGACGGTTCCGATGAACTCCAGGCTTTGCGCAAAGGCTTTGTCGAAGGGCAGTGTCGAGAGGGAATGGAGTTTGCGCAGATCGATCCGGCGCCGCGGATAAAGGGTGCCGACGACTTGCTTATCCAGCGCCAGCATCGCCGCGATAAGATCAGGTGAAAAGCCCATGTCACTGTCGATCATCAGAATGTGACTGCAATCCGGTTTATTGTAGTAGAAATTCGTGAGCAGATAGTTCCGCGAAAATGGAATATCCGTGTACTCGATTTCCGACAGCGTGAAGGCGTAGTTGGACAGGCTCTTATGAGTTAAGGCCGCGAACAGGCTGCGAACGAACACGCTTTTGTAGGCTGCTCCATAAACCGGCAGCGCAAGATTGATCTTGGTCGGCATCTTGTCCTCCACAGTCCAATGACTGATCGCATACAAATCCCTTTTCCCTATCTTTGACAGGATTCTTGGTATAAATTTTGGTGACCTTCGCCGGTATGGGGCAGGCGCTCAGGCTGATTGTGGTTGCGTCGTGGTGCGTTGGGAAGTTGCTGGACCAAGATTGAGGCAGGCCGGAGCGAGCGTGCTGACATGACCCACTGCAACGGACTTCTGTTTCGTGTCCCACTGTTTCTCATTTTCCTGCTTCTTGGCTCAGCTGGTGCTCGCGCCGCGGTCGAGCCGACCGCGGCGCCGCAGCCACGCAACCGGCTAGCGATCGTCATCGGGAATTCGAACTATCAAAGCAGCCGACTTGAGCATCTCCCCAATGCCGCAAATGATGCCGCAAAGCTCTCAGAGAGCTTGAAGCGGCTAAATTTTGAGGTCCTGACGGGCACCGATCTTTCGACCCAAGATTTTTCCAGAATCTTTCGAGAAGCTGATGCAAGGCTGCCTACCGTCAGCGCAGTTTTGATTATCTACGCCGGTCATGGCGTGCAGTTGAACGGCGAAAACTACCTGCTCCCGGTCGATACGCCCGATCCTGAAAGCCTGGAAAAACTCACCGCCACGGCCATCAAGCTGAATGATGTGATCGCGCGGTTCGCGCGCCGCGACCGCCAGACGTTCATATTCCTGGACGCGTGCCGCAACAATCCGCTCGGTGCCGGTGCCGGCAATGGTCTGGCGCAAGTTGAAGTCGGTGAAAACACGTTCGTTGCCTTTGCCACCCAGCCAGGCAATGTCACGGCCGATGGCGGCGGCGAAAACAGCCCGTTCACCATTGCGCTGCTGAAGAATCTCGAGATCCCCGGGCTCAGCATTTCGGATATGATGATCCGCGTCCGCAACGAAACCGAAGCGTTGACGGTTGGCCGTCAAGTGCCGTGGGATCAATCGAACCTGCGTGAGCAGTTCTATTTCACGGAGCAACAGGTACTCGATCCGGGACAGTTGAGCGCAAGCCTTTCACGCATCCTTACGGACCCCGCGGCAAAGAAGAGATTGCAAGTCGAGCTTGCCTCCAATGACCTGCAGACCGCCGTGCTAATCGTCGGACAGACGTTGCGGTCGCTCGAGATTCCGGCACCGTCCGCCAGTTCACCCGAGCCGGTTGGCACACAGGTCGCCAATCTGTCTCCGACCGAAAGGGTTGAGGACGCTCGCCAAAGCGTCGTCTCCGGTCTCGAAACGCTCATTGTCGGCGCATCCATGGGCGAGGCGGACAAAGACAAGACAGCCGATCTTGCGCGCAACGTTCAGACCGAACTTCGTCGCTTGGGTTGCTACCGGATGCAGATTGATGGAGATTGGGGCACGGGTTCAATCCGTGCTCTCACCGACTACTACAAGAATACCAAGCAAGTCGCGGCGACGACGGAGCCGAGCGTCGGACTGCTGGGCGATCTCTTTTTGCGCTCAGGCAGAATCTGCAAGCAGCCGGTCATCGTGAAGGCCAAGCCGGCTAAGATAGCGTCGGACGCCGCCCCTTCACGAAACGGCTCCGTACGGACGACTGCGAAACGCTCGCAGGCCGCCCCGAGACGTCCCGCGCCTCCCCCACCGGACATCAGTGGCGGCATAGGCATTGGTGGTGTGTTTTAGCGAGCCGGTCAGCAATGGGCCGCGCTCGAGTTCCAGATCAGGTGCTGCAGCCCAACAAGATGATCAAGCGTCACGGTAACGAGCGCCACGCTGGAATTCGAGGCGAAAAGCTGCGCGGATGATGAAACTGTCCGACCCCGGCCCCTGAGACGGGCGATCATATGCTGGCGTAATTATTCATTCATATTCGGTGGCTCAGTACAAGGTAGATAGCGGGGACTAACATCAACCAGCCCCCCATTCCCAACACTACCAAAATCGCCACGCGCTCGGTTCGCCTGACAAGGTCGGCAATGTTTTCCTCGTTCGTCAAAGAAACAGCGTCCAGTAGCGCAGGCGCATGATCATCGTTGTCATTTGCCGGTTGGTTTGCGTTGCCACTCTCATTGGTTCTCTGGATCGATGTCATTGTCTTTTGCTCACCAAACATACTGGAAATAGAGGGCCCGCCAGCCACCGAAGCGGCTTGCGGGCCCTATCAGCACAGGAAGGGACGTAGCTGTGCCGATCCACGACATGTCAGCCAAGGAATATGCCGATCACCAAAAATGTGACGGCTGCGGCGAAAGTTGGCGCGAGCAACCAACGCGCTTGGCCAATGCTTTTATCCATCTGCTTTCTCCTGATTTGGAGAAGCAACTAGCCTAGCCCTAAGCCGTTCCGCCTAGTCTCAAGAGATAAGACCATTGCGTTTTGTGATCGGCCTTTGGTCTGGTCAGGATTCCGACTGAAGCCTGATCGAGGAACGTTCGGCCTGCCGACGTGTTCAGTTGCCTGGCGCACAGAAGACTTGTGCTGTCGCCGGAACAACAGGAGAAAAACCATGAAGATCCCCCTTACCAGCACCGCTGCCGCGCTATTGCTTTTGGCCGGCGTCGGCGCAGTTGCGGCACAGGATGTTGTCATCACACCGGAACAGGACACCGTCGTGCGCAAATACGTGAAGAAGCAACCGCTGGCTTCCGTGAACCTTCTCGGACTTGAGCTGAATGTCGGCACGGCTCTGCCGGACACGGTCGAGCTCCATGAGGTCCCCAATGTCAAATACCGGTATGTGGTGATCGACAACCGCACGGTTTTGGTGGACCCGGGCACCCGCAAGATCGTCAAAGTCTACGACTGAGACCTAGAACGAACCCGACCTCCGCCATAGCTGGCGGCGGGTTGGGTATGTCAAATCGCCATTCGGACAGTTGAGATAAACTCCTGAAGTCGAGACGTCGCAACCCCCTCGTGGCGCGCCTGGTGGATCTCTAGAACACGCGCTCAACTCGACTTGGCACAAGGTACTTACTTCCTGGTGATCCAATCCAGCAAGCCAACTTCGACCTGATCGCACCCGGCGTATTCGAGTACCAGGGTCTTAGCCAGATCGCGCCATCGACATTTGGGCGCGTATGTTCCCAACACCAAATCTTTGAACACTGCCCGGAGAACATCGGCATCGAACGCTGAGATAGCGAAGGGAACCGGGTCTGCATCCTCCCAAGCTCGGGAGGTGTCATCGCCATGGCTTTGGCGCAGGCGTTTCAGAAGCTCGCGTGATGTCGCGAGCACGCGTCGGGAGTGATCAATATCGCGCGGAAATGCGGCGCGACGTGGCAGGAAGGTGGCTTCAATAGCCGCCCGCGCAATGTCCGTATGGGTATCGAGCATCGCTGCCTCCCTTAAGCAGTTATCGGGGCTGCACCTTCTTAGGTGCTGAGCTGCGAATCTCAGTCATCAGCCCTTGCTCTCGGAGCCGAGCTGTCTTCGCATCCCGTGCCGCCCGCTCGACCTCGATCGACTCGCGCGCAACATCCGAGGTGCGCTCTTTTCTCTCGTGCCTTTTTTGTCGGTGAACCGTTGCCTTCTCCGCATCGTCGCCCCGATCTGACGGTCCCGCGGTGTTGTCGCACAGAACGATTGTGGCCAGATGCGGGCGACCTGGGAGGTGTTTCACCTGCCGAGCCAGCAGCCGCTGCCGCTCGGGCTGCGACTGTTTTGCGAACCGTCTAAAAGGTTGGACATCATGGCCAAGCCAATCATCCACTTTGAAATAATAGGGCGTGATCCTGCGAACCTGCGCCGCTTTACGCGGAACTCTTCGGATGGGAATTCGAGATCGGCGGATCGGTCTCGCCGCTTGTTCCCGACGCAACTATGGCTTCCTTGCCCCGCCTCCGGGGCTCAATCGGTAGCAGGGGCGTTGGAGGCGGGAGAAATTTTGATCCGGATGTAGTCCCGCTTCTCGGACGTGGTGCGCTTTTCAGAGCCCCCTTTAGAAACTCAATTTCCAAGGCTTGCCGGCCTACCAGCCGCTCCAGCGCTGCGATCCGCGCCTCATAGGTCTGCATCGTGTCGGCCGCCGCCACGTCTTCGTCGAAGGAGCCGGCCTCGTATTTCTGAACCCAGATGCGGATCAGGTTACGCGGCAGTTCGTGCCGCTTGGCGAGACCATGCAGCGTCTCGCCGGACAGGAACTCCTGCACTACCTGACGTTTGAACTCGATGCTGTGCGTGCGATAAGCCACCATGGGCTTCCATCCTTCGAAAGCCCGGCTTCCAAGTCAATTCTGCTTGTTCATCCTGTCCGGTCCGAGGGGCGCACTCCACACATGGGTCTCATTTAGCCGGTATTTGCATCGTCATGACGCAGAGAAGCTCGAACAGGAGGGTGGCACCGGTTAGCGCGGTGACGCCCGAAGGATCGAGCGGCGGCGAGACTTCGACCAGATCGGCGCCGATGATGTCGACGCCGGCCAGCGCTCGGATCATCTTCTGGGCCTCGCGCGTCGTTATGCCGCCGATCTCCGGGGTGCCGGTGCCGGGGGCAAAAGACGGATCGAGCGCGTCGATGTCGAACGAGACGTAGGTCGGCGCGTCGCCGACGATCGAGCGCGCCTCGGCCATCACCGTGCCCACGCCGCGCTCCATGAATTCCTCGATGAAGATGATCCGGATGCCGGCCTCGCGGGCGAAATCGTAGTTTTCCACATCGGAGATCGCTCCTCGGATGCCGATCTGGACCATGCGCTTGGGATCGAGCAGGCCTTCCTCGACGGCACGGCGGAACGGGGTGCCGTGATTATAGCGGTTGCCGAAGAACTCGTCATAGGTATCGGAATGGGCATCGAAGTGAATGAGGCCGGCCGGTTCCTTGGCGATGCCGCGCAGGATGGGCAGCGTGATCAGATGATCGCCGCCGACGACTAGAGACCGGGCGCCGGAGTGGTGGACGTTTTCGAAGAAGGCGCTGATCGTGTCCAGCGAGCCGGGCAGGTCGAGCGGGTTTACAATCACGTCGCCGCAGTCGCCGGCACGCACCTGTTCGAAAGGCGAGACGCCCGTCACATGGTGGACGCGCCGCACCAGGCTGGATTGGTTGCGGATTTCGCGCGGTCCATGGCGCGCGCCCGGCCGGTTGGTGGTGCCGCCGTCGAAGGGGACGCCGATCAGCGCGATGTCGACCTGCTCGGGGGTAGCCATGGGCAGGCGCATGAAGGTTGAAGGGCCGGCAAAACGCGGAACGCTGCCGGAATCGAGTGGCTGGAAATTTGTAATGCTCATGGTCTTGTGTCCTGTTGGCGCATCGGGTCGCTTGACCGCGAGGCGCACTCCGAAGGTGGTGCTATTTCTGTTGGAAGTCGGACCTGTGGGCGTCGCGCCAGGCGTTCTGCTTGCCGGCGCGCTTGGCCGCGAGGCAGAACAGGGCCTCGGCCAGCAGCCGGCCGGCCAGGATGCTGGTGGTGCCGCTGGAAGCATCGAAATCCGGCGATACCTCCACGAGGTCGAACCCAGCAAAGCCGTCGCGGGCCACTATCCTTACGCCGCGAATGATCTCGCGCGAGGTAAGGCCGCCTGGTTCGGGGCTGTTGGTTGCCGGGGCAAAGGCTGGATCGACGCCGTCGATGTCGAGGCTGATATAGAGGCGCGCGCCGTCGGCACTGGCGATGGCGCGTGCGCGTTCGGCAACCGTTTCGATGCCGAGGCGCTCGACTTCCTCCATGGAAAACACGGTGATGCCGAGCTTGCGGTAAAGCGGGGTCCATTCGAGCAGGTTGCGGGGGCCGCGCGCGCCGATGACAACGATGCGGCGAGGGGCCACCTTGTCGAGTTCGGCAATGCGCAGCAGGGGCGAGGCGCGGGTGAGGCGGTCGCCGCCGAAGGATTCGCTGAGATCGAGATGGGTGTCGAAGACGATGAGCCCGACCGGGGTGTCGCCGGCATCGGAGACCGCGCGTACCGCCGGATAGCTGATGCCGTGATCGCCGCCGATGGTCAGCGGCACCGCCCCGTTGACCAGCACCGCGGCAAGCCGCGCTTCGAGGCGGGCGTAGCTGGCGGCATTGTCGCCCGGCACTACATCGATGTCGCCGGCATCGGCGACGGTGATATGGGCCAGCATGTCGAGGTCCCAGTCGAAGCTGTAGCTGCCGTAAAGAAGCGAGTATTTGCGGATTTCCTGCGGGGCGCGGCGGGTCGCGCCGCCGCGAAAGGTGGCGATGCCGTCATAGGGCATGCCCACCACCACAGCGTCGGCGGAAAGACCTGCCAGATCGCGCACATAGGGAAATGCCATGAAGGGTGGCACGTCGCCATACATGCGGGAAACACCTGCCGGGCTCAAACCTTCGCTCATGGTACGGTCCTCCGTCTTGTCGTGTCGATTGTGCCGCTGCCTACTGGCCGGCGGTGGGCTCGCTCTGGAACAGCATGTTGCGCTGTCTCCAAGTGTCGAGGAATTCACGCAAGCGCGGGCTTTGCGGATCGTTGAAGAGTTTGGCGGGCGGGCCCTGCTCGATCACCTTGCCGCGGTCCATGAAGACGACACGGTCGGCGACCTGGGCGGCAAAGCCCATCTCGTGCGTCACCACCACCATGGTGATGCCCTCGACGGCCAGTTGCTTCATGGTGTCGAGAACCTCGCCGACGAGCTGGGGATCGAGTGCGGAGGTCGGTTCGTCGAACAGGATCACATGCGGCTCCATCGCGACCGCCCGGGCGATGCCGACGCGCTGCTGCTGGCCGCCGGAAAGCTGCGAGGGGTAGCGCTCGGCGAAATCCGCGAGGCCGACCTTGGCCAGCGCACGGCGCCCGCTTTCCTTCGCCTTGGCCGCGGGAGCGCGCTTGGAAAGACGCAATCCCAGCGTCACGTTATCCAGCACTGTCATATGCGGCCATAGGTTGAAGTGCTGGAACACCATGCCGACGTTGCGGCGCACGGAATCGATGTTCTGGTCGCTTTCTCGTACCAGTCCTTCGGCACCGCGCTTGTAGCCGAGCAACCGGCCCTCGATCTCGATCTCGCCGCTCGTATATTCCTCGAGGAAGCTCGCGCAACGCAGCAACGTGCTCTTGCCCGACCCCGACGGTCCGATGATGCAGACGACCTCGGAGAGGTTGATGTCGAGCGAGATCCCGGACAGGGCCGCGAATGTGCCGAAATCCTTGGTCAGATTCCGGATCTTGATGACGGGCTCGGTGGTTTCAGTGGCCATCGTTTATTCCCAAATTGGTGGTTGAGCGGCCTAGAACCGCACCCGGCGCTCAACATATTTGCCGAGCTGCGCGACTGCCTCGACCAGCAGCCAGTACAGTAGGGCGGCGGCGAGATAAGGTTCGATGACCGCGTAGGTCTCGTTGACGAATTGCGTCGTGTTCTTGGTCAGCTCGGCAACGGTGATGATGGACAGCACCGCGGATTCCTTGATGAGGATGATGATCTGGTTGACCATCGGTGGCGTGATCATGACCAGCATCTGCGGCAGCTTGATATGGCGGATGATCTGCGTGCCTGAGAGCC
Protein-coding regions in this window:
- a CDS encoding OmpA family protein, translated to MFEVLGVWRKARSRSRVAAKTLGLIVSLFVLFLPGLGTANAQTNWTLDPTASVLTYQSVKKNTIVETNKIRNISGSLTSTGDAKVSFDLNSVDTGVDLRNVRMRFLFFETYKFPTAELTAKVDPAAFADLATKRRMKAVLPFRLNLHGVDKDLEANVVVTMVSDTMVSVASEAPVAVHVEDFGLLPNVDKLQQAASVTNIVPTASVSFDFVFTADGSKPPPAQTVAASTEVGPVATDATKTNFNDEECLNRFAVLSRTGAIYFRPASARLDAQSRPLLAEVVGVVSKCPGLKVEVSGHTDADGPVAENKRLSERRAQAVADAIVGAGIPRTQITATGYGEERPVAGNDTPKNKALNRRIEFSATKLVN
- a CDS encoding autotransporter translates to MRVSREAYQLTGVSLLALAAASTFQVSGAAACSATANGGGTPFQATSVTVNCTTTGDFQDVDGVFTTRFSGFENSSEVIVNDYDGNGDDVVRIFGGLLTDKAATTPGVGGLPAGGSTSLQPADGTIELLGGNDRFEMFYGDFLGVPYAPTVAANLNTGAGDDLVVIQAGSIQDIDLGDGADSAVIFGDGTQVGNVTGGRGDDLLSIGILTTEEGIFFSAPTVGVLSGGDGNDTIIIAGGTVDALDAGAGNDRVSVSGSAAVDLDLDGAAGNDTIMVAGNATIGGSIFGNDGDDTVNINGGTIGATTGGNITGGLGFDSVSVVGGDIKGGIDAEHVHLSGGTIEGDITGLGPNTLTIDHIGAVEPLILSDGVLFSGTGANGTVVDTDLAAGGKSQNFAGFDNFSADHSTLRFSGGTQGINQLNLGNGSTLFINGNVTMPGSIIATNSLINMMDGVADDVLMLGGLALNSATISLDINQQTLRSDQLVANAFSAAGTSTIIVNLLGTPQFAQVTNIPIIVSASGPVAGTFRLGSISGTPGSLFSYEIVNGPNGGLFLRATPASFGIAAAPTSATNAGAVEVALDALYGINRDAIDADLHLSPASGSGMVPVSSSFGVFASGQFAHTEHDGYNISGGGLNGPGPSFDANDFSAAISLDFNAAKHFQFDNEYGLNIGVFAGYASTDVNLGAFQGFDAIGEGNNKAGLFGGYALLRKDYNYALVSASGFFGRSDVMNGVLDTTGSYDTEGYAVTGSVGHIFALGERTRFDLRGGLLGVSFRGDPYTDSGGNQFGKSRLSFGAIKFEPGIYGDYTLSNGMVFSPYARGELQQRFGYKNTTEIGTRTIAFDDADFSVALSTGFNLKVSELTTVNGEVRGKASSDSSTIGAKLGLKIAF
- a CDS encoding caspase family protein, with product MTHCNGLLFRVPLFLIFLLLGSAGARAAVEPTAAPQPRNRLAIVIGNSNYQSSRLEHLPNAANDAAKLSESLKRLNFEVLTGTDLSTQDFSRIFREADARLPTVSAVLIIYAGHGVQLNGENYLLPVDTPDPESLEKLTATAIKLNDVIARFARRDRQTFIFLDACRNNPLGAGAGNGLAQVEVGENTFVAFATQPGNVTADGGGENSPFTIALLKNLEIPGLSISDMMIRVRNETEALTVGRQVPWDQSNLREQFYFTEQQVLDPGQLSASLSRILTDPAAKKRLQVELASNDLQTAVLIVGQTLRSLEIPAPSASSPEPVGTQVANLSPTERVEDARQSVVSGLETLIVGASMGEADKDKTADLARNVQTELRRLGCYRMQIDGDWGTGSIRALTDYYKNTKQVAATTEPSVGLLGDLFLRSGRICKQPVIVKAKPAKIASDAAPSRNGSVRTTAKRSQAAPRRPAPPPPDISGGIGIGGVF
- a CDS encoding DUF1236 domain-containing protein codes for the protein MKIPLTSTAAALLLLAGVGAVAAQDVVITPEQDTVVRKYVKKQPLASVNLLGLELNVGTALPDTVELHEVPNVKYRYVVIDNRTVLVDPGTRKIVKVYD
- a CDS encoding transposase, yielding MVAYRTHSIEFKRQVVQEFLSGETLHGLAKRHELPRNLIRIWVQKYEAGSFDEDVAAADTMQTYEARIAALERLVGRQALEIEFLKGALKSAPRPRSGTTSGSKFLPPPTPLLPIEPRRRGKEAIVASGTSGETDPPISNSHPKSSA
- the speB gene encoding agmatinase; this translates as MSITNFQPLDSGSVPRFAGPSTFMRLPMATPEQVDIALIGVPFDGGTTNRPGARHGPREIRNQSSLVRRVHHVTGVSPFEQVRAGDCGDVIVNPLDLPGSLDTISAFFENVHHSGARSLVVGGDHLITLPILRGIAKEPAGLIHFDAHSDTYDEFFGNRYNHGTPFRRAVEEGLLDPKRMVQIGIRGAISDVENYDFAREAGIRIIFIEEFMERGVGTVMAEARSIVGDAPTYVSFDIDALDPSFAPGTGTPEIGGITTREAQKMIRALAGVDIIGADLVEVSPPLDPSGVTALTGATLLFELLCVMTMQIPAK
- a CDS encoding agmatinase family protein — protein: MSEGLSPAGVSRMYGDVPPFMAFPYVRDLAGLSADAVVVGMPYDGIATFRGGATRRAPQEIRKYSLLYGSYSFDWDLDMLAHITVADAGDIDVVPGDNAASYARLEARLAAVLVNGAVPLTIGGDHGISYPAVRAVSDAGDTPVGLIVFDTHLDLSESFGGDRLTRASPLLRIAELDKVAPRRIVVIGARGPRNLLEWTPLYRKLGITVFSMEEVERLGIETVAERARAIASADGARLYISLDIDGVDPAFAPATNSPEPGGLTSREIIRGVRIVARDGFAGFDLVEVSPDFDASSGTTSILAGRLLAEALFCLAAKRAGKQNAWRDAHRSDFQQK
- a CDS encoding amino acid ABC transporter ATP-binding protein, translating into MATETTEPVIKIRNLTKDFGTFAALSGISLDINLSEVVCIIGPSGSGKSTLLRCASFLEEYTSGEIEIEGRLLGYKRGAEGLVRESDQNIDSVRRNVGMVFQHFNLWPHMTVLDNVTLGLRLSKRAPAAKAKESGRRALAKVGLADFAERYPSQLSGGQQQRVGIARAVAMEPHVILFDEPTSALDPQLVGEVLDTMKQLAVEGITMVVVTHEMGFAAQVADRVVFMDRGKVIEQGPPAKLFNDPQSPRLREFLDTWRQRNMLFQSEPTAGQ